From the Phyllopteryx taeniolatus isolate TA_2022b chromosome 16, UOR_Ptae_1.2, whole genome shotgun sequence genome, one window contains:
- the LOC133465726 gene encoding uncharacterized protein LOC133465726 produces the protein MMSGGLVLCYAALLLSLTSVCAIKKLNSINDLKKVNFGRAVPKHSLLLLHWFANTIDIDNNDVIRLTFDPNLGAYGSHHYGNYERLLNTLPQGNSRSRYYTVGNVYQGQTQLPNYVLNPPSEEYRGRNRDRIIFRVREHNTGRQASETIDEVYITQHYENSNEGTRYDPVHTYRITTNLLRQIREFSVEENQSNSLMELREDFGSNINDSQLRFLKITWRELACIGLLMFIVLEEKYYQHNKPRPAEKRNTQPHSVINLQDDGETHHDAPQSWRDLSVQDHIQLEVTTGTNGRAGIFWQCVPENRLKQRVMVVLYKDNNAEKALYSKVIDRENGHVDTSVLLNVGLQARLHKTRTKYCFWTVVAEEICRGVEFRNPEKVRVHGYNASLQLFVKDGKACARLFVNKSFRDWKSEFKTSWVGFYNNINKPTQEYEWWQWQWATKFKPTSTPLDSIHDVYEYHSGMAVTPGVQARFIIRNDIVLAHTTSWR, from the coding sequence ATGATGTCGGGAGGACTTGTGCTTTGCTATGCTGCTCTGCTTCTCTCTCTCACCTCCGTCTGCGCCATCAAGAAGCTAAACTCCATCAACGATTTGAAAAAAGTCAACTTTGGCCGAGCTGTGCCCAAACACAGCCTACTGCTGCTCCACTGGTTTGCAAACACGATTGACATTGACAACAACGATGTCATACGACTGACATTTGACCCAAACCTTGGAGCATATGGCTCACATCACTACGGAAACTACGAGAGGCTGTTGAACACGCTGCCTCAAGGAAATAGTAGATCTCGCTACTACACCGTTGGTAATGTCTACCAAGGCCAAACACAGCTTCCCAATTATGTCCTCAATCCACCAAGTGAGGAATATAGGGGAAGAAACCGGGACCGGATCATATTCCGAGTGAGGGAGCACAACACAGGACGGCAAGCTAGCGAGACAATAGATGAAGTCTACATCACGCAGCATTATGAAAACTCAAATGAGGGGACACGTTACGATCCTGTCCATACATACAGGATCACAACCAACCTCCTAAGGCAAATCAGAGAGTTTTCAGTGGAAGAAAACCAAAGCAACTCATTGATGGAGCTCAGAGAAGACTTTGGAAGCAACATAAACGATTCACAGTTAAGGTTCCTCAAAATCACATGGCGTGAACTTGCTTGCATTGGACTGCTGATGTTTATTGTCTTGGAGGAAAAATACTACCAACACAACAAACCTCGGCctgcagaaaaaagaaacacacagcCTCATTCAGTCATCAACCTTCAAGACGACGGAGAAACACATCATGATGCTCCACAAAGCTGGCGTGACCTATCTGTTCAGGACCATATTCAACTTGAAGTGACAACTGGAACGAATGGAAGAGCTGGGATTTTTTGGCAGTGTGTTCCTGAAAACCGCCTAAAGCAACGTGTCATGGTGGTACTGTATAAGGACAATAATGCTGAGAAAGCATTGTATTCTAAAGTGATTGATAGAGAGAATGGCCATGTCGACACCTCTGTACTCCTGAATGTTGGCCTCCAGGCTCGGCTCCATAAGACGAGGACAAAGTACTGTTTCTGGACAGTAGTGGCTGAGGAGATATGCAGAGGAGTTGAGTTTAGAAATCCAGAAAAAGTTAGAGTACATGGCTACAACGCAAGCCTACAACTATTTGTGAAGGACGGAAAGGCTTGCGCTCGCTTATTTGTGAACAAGTCATTTAGAGATTGGAAGTCAGAGTTTAAGACATCCTGGGTCGGGTTCTacaacaatataaataaacCCACTCAAGAATATGAATGGTGGCAATGGCAGTGGGCCACAAAATTTAAACCGACGTCCACTCCTCTTGACTCCATTCATGATGTTTATGAGTACCACTCAGGCATGGCGGTCACCCCAGGAGTCCAAGCAAGATTCATTATCAGGAATGACATTGTTTTGGCTCACACAACAAGCTGGAGGTGA